The stretch of DNA AAGGACAACCAGGAGAGAAACTATTAGTAGCAGCTAAAACTTGGTCGGAGTCGGCGGGTAATGACGAATCCGCCTGGGAAAGTGCGGCTAAATATTTGGGAATTCCGCAGCTAGAACCGGAAACTGGTTTACCTAAATTCAAAGTAGATGAAGATGTTTTGGTTTTAGATCGGGATTATGCTGACGGAACAGAAATTTTAAATTGGCACTACACGATTAGAAGTTTTAAACATGAAGTAATTGTGCTGGATACGCGCACTTGGCGGGGATATCCCAAGAATCATACAACTGAACCGCCCATGCTGTTGTGTCATCTAGGGTTTGAGGAACAAATTCAGCAACCTTTGATCGAAAGCGATCGCCTAAATGAAAGCAACGAAGCTAGTATCGAACTTACACTGGTAGTGCTACCTACAAATCTAGTAAGTTTGTCAATTATTGACATGGTACAGCGGTGGGATATTCAGCAAGGTAAGGTGTTTAATAGCGATGCTGGTGATTCGTGGAACTTTCACGAAATTGGTTTTATAAAGTTATTGACCCAATTGTTTAAGCGGCGCGATCGGATAGTAATTTTGACAGGAGATATTCACTATGCTGCTGCTGTTCGTCTTAACTATTGGTCAAAGCTTGATTTTAGCGAGGATAAATCTAACCTTTCTAATCTTAAGTTAAAAGAAGATTGCAATGTAACTTCTGATAATATAAATTCTGATAATATAAGTTCTCTCGATCGCACTTCAAATAGTAAGTCTTTTGTACTTGCACAACTTACCGCCAGCGCGTTTAAAAATGCTGAGTGGACGACAAATTTTGTCCACACAAAGGCAAAATCTGTGGCTTTAGAACAACCCGAAGACTGGGCCGGCTGGAATTTCCCACCGGAATTGGTGGAAATTGTTGTAACACCAGAAATAGTGCGGGTGTTGGATATTGAGGTTCCCAAAGAAGGGCCAATATTGCGCCAAGTTCAGGGTACTCGTGGTAGTTGCGAAGTAGCTTGGTCAATTGCCATTAAAGATGAAAATTCTTTGCCTGACTGGCGATATCGAATTGAGTGGATTAAACGACAAAAAGCTGAAGTTGCCTCTTGGATAAAAAGGCAACGATTGGGAAAATTTAATCCTAAAAAAAATGAATCTATCTGGTTTAAAAATGTAGAGGATGTGGTGCCATTAATTTGGCGAAATCGTTGGCTGCAAGAGGGAGAACAAATTGTCGGACAGAGCAATTTTGGCTTAGTTTCTTTTCAGTGGCCACAAGGTAATAATCATCAAGAAAAAGCTGTAATTCAAAATGTTTATTGGTATCCAGCATGGGAACCAAATAGTGTGGTTTACAGTAGATATTTTGTATCTTTAGAGTCAGATGAATCGCCACCACTACTACCAAGAATAATTTAACGTGAGTTCGTAAGTTAAACAATGACAATGATCGTCTGATTTCATGGTTCATGTTACCGAACATTTAAAGAATTTTACCGATTACAAGTAATCCCTTTCTGGTGGGTAGCGATCGCCTTTTTTCTTGCTAGATCGTCTATGTAAAATTATCTTGACAAGAATAGTGGAGATTTGGCCAAATACAACCTATTATATATTTAAGCAATTATTCTCAAAAACATAATGGAATACCATAAAATCATCACGATTGAACCGGGAAAACGCAGCGGTAAACCGTGTATCAGGGGAATGCGAATTACTGTGTACGATATCCTGGAGTATCTGGCTGGTGGTATGACAGAGGCAGAAGTTTTAGAAGATTTTTCAGAACTCACTTCGGAAGACATCAAAGCTTGCCTTGCTTTTGCTGCGGATCGCGAGAAAAAATTATTTGTGGCATCCTTGTGAAACTACTATTAGACGAAAACCTATCAGACCGAATTATTCACAGGATAATCGATTTGTATCCCGATTCCGCTCATGTCAAAACCTTGGTACTTACGAATACTGATGATTCAGTTATTTGGGAATATGCAAAGGTAAATGATTTTGTAATTGTTTCCAAGGATTCGGATTTTCATCAACGGAGTTTGCTCTACGGCTATCCACCCAAATTTATCTATCTTCGCATTGGTAACAGTCCAACATCCACGATCGTTCAAATATTGAGAGATAATTTTGATACGATCACCCAATTTTGTAATAGCGAAGTAGAAAGCATCTTGGTATTGGCTTAGTGCGATCGCACTTCCTACGGTATTGAACTTCTAAGATAATCATTTGTTTGTTTTTGAGAGGGAAAACGAACAAATTTATTATTTGGAAGGGGTAGTAAAAAAAGAAAGAAAATTCCCCCTCCCCTTGTAGGGTATGGGGGAGATATCTTTTTCAATCTGCATGAAAAACCAGGTAATTAAGGTGCTAAAGCATTGCCTCTAAGCAAACTACCGATCGTTTTCGCAGTAATTTTCATCTGCACAAACGGATTTGCTGGCACTACTGTTTTATACAAATAGCTATCAAAAGTGAGGCGCTGCA from Kamptonema formosum PCC 6407 encodes:
- a CDS encoding DUF433 domain-containing protein, which produces MEYHKIITIEPGKRSGKPCIRGMRITVYDILEYLAGGMTEAEVLEDFSELTSEDIKACLAFAADREKKLFVASL
- a CDS encoding DUF5615 family PIN-like protein, with the translated sequence MKLLLDENLSDRIIHRIIDLYPDSAHVKTLVLTNTDDSVIWEYAKVNDFVIVSKDSDFHQRSLLYGYPPKFIYLRIGNSPTSTIVQILRDNFDTITQFCNSEVESILVLA